A stretch of Physeter macrocephalus isolate SW-GA chromosome 6, ASM283717v5, whole genome shotgun sequence DNA encodes these proteins:
- the LOC102987356 gene encoding negative elongation factor D-like gives MDLDQDDFGSVAELGNQQEEGDAQGEEDAQVQQECLQKFSTRDYIMEPSIFNTLMRYFQAGGSPEEVIRLLSDNYTAVAQTVNLLAQWLIQTGVEPVQVQQTVENHLKTLLMKRFDPRKAESIFTEEGETPAWLEQMIVHPTWRDLVYQLTEAHPDCLMLNFTVKLISDAGYHREITGVAAACQQLEVFSRVLCTSLATLLDGGEDNLAENLPQFAKMVCHGEHTYLVAQVLMSVLAQEGQGGCAVRRIAQEVQRFAQERGRDASRISLALGAAASYPQLCQALGAMLSKGALNPADITVLFNLFTSVDPPPVELIRVPAFLDLFMDSLFKPGARINPDHKHKYIHILAYAVSVVETWKKDRRVSISQDELKSTARAVETVHSLCCAESKGASELVAELSTLYKGIRFPVVAMGVLKWVDWSVSEPKYFQLQTHCSPVHLALLDQISTCHQLLHPQVLQLLVKLLGTQHSQLAAMEQLELKKTLLDRMVHLLSQGYVLPVVTYIRRCLEKGDTDISLIRYFVTEVLDVIAPPYTSDFVQLFLPILENDSIAGTIKTEGEQHPVTEFIARCQSNFMLVD, from the coding sequence ATGGACCTGGACCAGGACGACTTCGGGAGCGTGGCAGAGCTGGGcaaccagcaggaggagggggatgcACAGGGAGAAGAGGACGCCCAGGTCCAGCAAGAATGCCTGCAGAAATTTTCTACCAGGGATTACATCATGGAACCCTCCATCTTTAACACTCTGATGAGGTATTTTCAGGCAGGAGGCTCTCCGGAGGAGGTGATCCGGCTCTTATCAGACAACTACACAGCTGTGGCCCAGACCGTCAACCTGCTGGCCCAGTGGCTCATTCAGACAGGGGTTGAACCAGTGCAGGTTCAGCAAACTGTGGAAAATCACTTGAAGACTTTATTGATGAAACGGTTCGACCCCCGCAAAGCAGAATCTATCTTTACTGAAGAAGGAGAGACCCCCGCTTGGCTTGAACAAATGATTGTACATCCCACGTGGAGAGATCTTGTTTACCAACTGACTGAAGCGCACCCAGACTGTCTGATGCTGAACTTCACGGTCAAGCTGATTTCCGACGCAGGataccacagggagatcaccgGCGTGGCGGCAGCCTGCCAGCAGTTGGAAGTGTTTTCTAGAGTTCTCTGTACCTCTCTGGCTACGCTTTTGGATGGAGGAGAAGACAACCTTGCAGAAAATCTCCCTCAGTTTGCTAAGATGGTGTGCCACGGGGAGCACACGTACCTGGTGGCCCAGGTCCTGATGTCCGTGCTGGCCCAGGAAGGGCAGGGGGGCTGTGCTGTGCGCAGGATCGCACAGGAGGTGCAGCGCTTCGCCCAGGAGAGAGGCCGCGATGCCAGTCGGATCTCTCTCGCACTGGGCGCAGCTGCCTCCTACCCCCAGCTGTGTCAGGCCCTTGGGGCGATGTTGTCCAAGGGGGCCCTGAATCCGGCCGACATCACGGTCCTCTTCAACCTGTTTACCAGCGTGGACCCGCCTCCTGTTGAACTCATCCGGGTGCCGGCCTTCCTGGACCTCTTCATGGACTCACTCTTTAAACCAGGGGCCAGGATCAACCCGGACCACAAGCACAAGTACATCCATATCTTGGCATATGCGGTGAGCGTGGTGGAGACCTGGAAGAAGGACAGGCGTGTGAGCATCAGTCAAGACGAGCTGAAGTCAACGGCCAGAGCTGTTGAAACTGTTCACAGTTTGTGTTGCGCTGAGAGCAAAGGGGCTTCTGAACTCGTGGCCGAGCTGAGCACCCTCTATAAGGGCATCAGGTTTCCAGTGGTGGCAATGGGTGTGCTGAAGTGGGTGGATTGGAGCGTATCAGAGCCGAAGTACTTCCAGCTGCAGACCCACTGCAGCCCCGTGCACCTGGCGCTGCTGGACCAGATCAGCACCTGCCACCAGCTCCTGCACCCCCAGGTCCTGCAGCTGCTGGTGAAGCTCTTGGGGACGCAGCACTCCCAGCTGGCCGCGATGGAGCAGCTCGAGTTGAAGAAGACTCTCCTGGACAGGATGGTGCACCTGCTGAGCCAAGGCTACGTACTCCCTGTGGTCACTTACATCCGCAGGTGTCTGGAGAAGGGGGACACAGACATTTCCCTCATTCGCTACTTTGTGACCGAGGTGCTGGATGTGATCGCACCTCCCTACACCTCTGACTTTGTGCAGCTTTTCCTCCCCATCCTGGAAAACGACAGCATCGCGGGCACCATTAAAACGGAAGGTGAACAGCACCCTGTGACGGAGTTTATAGCTCGCTGCCAGTCTAACTTCATGCTGGTGGACTGA